One region of Mucilaginibacter sp. 14171R-50 genomic DNA includes:
- a CDS encoding FKBP-type peptidyl-prolyl cis-trans isomerase → MRKNLTIIAIAALGLASCKGGFKQTEGGLLYNIRTDNSGPTVKPGDFISLNLTLKNEGDSVLGSTYEQGRPAPQIVEKTTRKGDVTSVFPLLSEGDSVTVKVNIDSTFKKGGPRPPGLKGKYIIYEIKVEKVIARGNTTEAVFNAHITDYFKAQADQMKKQEPAKIKKYVEEKKLNVKTTPSGLQYQITQQGSGPMLVVGDTAVVNYTGSLVDGKVFDTSIKEEAMKNKRIFNPSRKYEPFKFPVGAGAVIRGWDEGFLLLNKGSKATFVIPSELGWGEQGSQGMIPAFAPVIFTVEVLDIIKPNPNAPKPVQPTVPALR, encoded by the coding sequence ATGAGAAAGAACTTAACGATCATAGCCATTGCAGCATTAGGGCTTGCAAGCTGTAAAGGTGGGTTTAAGCAAACCGAAGGCGGGCTATTGTACAATATCCGTACAGATAATTCTGGCCCAACCGTTAAACCGGGCGATTTTATCAGCCTTAACCTAACCTTAAAAAACGAGGGCGACTCAGTATTGGGCAGCACTTACGAACAGGGGCGCCCTGCACCGCAGATAGTTGAAAAAACAACCCGCAAGGGCGATGTAACATCGGTTTTCCCGCTGCTGAGCGAAGGCGACAGCGTTACTGTAAAAGTTAACATCGATTCAACCTTTAAAAAAGGCGGCCCAAGGCCTCCGGGTTTAAAAGGAAAATACATCATTTACGAAATTAAAGTAGAAAAGGTAATTGCAAGAGGCAACACAACCGAAGCCGTTTTTAACGCTCATATTACCGACTACTTTAAGGCACAGGCCGACCAGATGAAAAAACAAGAACCGGCCAAGATCAAAAAATATGTTGAAGAAAAAAAGCTGAACGTTAAAACCACCCCTTCGGGCTTACAGTACCAGATCACCCAGCAGGGATCGGGCCCAATGCTGGTTGTTGGCGACACCGCGGTGGTAAACTACACCGGATCGTTAGTTGACGGGAAAGTTTTTGATACCAGCATTAAAGAAGAGGCGATGAAAAACAAAAGGATTTTTAACCCAAGCCGTAAATACGAGCCGTTTAAATTCCCTGTGGGTGCAGGTGCCGTTATTCGTGGTTGGGACGAAGGCTTCCTGCTCTTGAACAAAGGCAGCAAGGCTACTTTCGTTATCCCGTCTGAACTGGGCTGGGGCGAACAAGGCTCGCAAGGTATGATACCTGCCTTTGCACCGGTTATTTTCACGGTAGAGGTTTTAGATATCATTAAGCCAAACCCTAACGCGCCAAAGCCTGTTCAACCAACAGTGCCGGCACTTAGATAA
- a CDS encoding bifunctional oligoribonuclease/PAP phosphatase NrnA, translating to MLDLASLTELLSQPRKIVITTHHKPDGDAMGSSLGLYNYFIQQGHHTKVITPTDYPDFLTWMPGNGEVIIYTENAELSARLIADAELIFCVDFNSLTRINDMGVLVGNSAACKVMIDHHLEPEDFDDYRHWDINACAAAQLVYTFITDKLQNKALINKDVATCLYTGIMTDSASFRLPNTTSAVHRIVADLIDAGANNSRIHELVYNSASENRLRFLGHCLANCLEILPEYNTAVIAVSKNDIAMFNVNTGDTEGIVNYALSIARIHLAAFIVERADKVKISLRSKAEFPANEICKKYFNGGGHRNAAGGQSDEPLEATIAKFKSILPEYKTLLIQ from the coding sequence ATGTTGGATTTAGCTTCGCTTACTGAACTTTTAAGTCAGCCACGTAAAATAGTAATTACTACCCATCATAAGCCCGATGGCGATGCCATGGGCTCGTCGTTAGGGTTGTATAATTACTTTATACAGCAAGGCCACCATACCAAGGTAATTACCCCGACAGACTACCCTGACTTTTTAACATGGATGCCAGGTAACGGGGAGGTGATCATTTACACAGAGAACGCGGAACTGTCAGCAAGGCTTATTGCCGATGCGGAACTTATTTTTTGTGTGGATTTTAACAGCCTTACCCGTATCAACGATATGGGGGTGCTGGTGGGCAACAGCGCCGCCTGTAAAGTAATGATAGACCATCACCTTGAGCCCGAAGATTTTGACGATTACCGCCACTGGGATATCAACGCCTGTGCTGCCGCCCAGCTGGTTTATACTTTTATTACCGATAAGCTGCAAAATAAAGCGCTTATAAATAAGGATGTGGCTACCTGCCTGTACACCGGTATCATGACCGATTCGGCATCTTTCCGCTTGCCAAATACAACATCAGCCGTGCACCGCATTGTTGCCGACCTGATAGATGCGGGCGCGAATAACTCGCGCATACACGAGCTGGTTTACAACAGCGCCTCAGAGAACCGATTACGCTTTTTAGGCCATTGCCTTGCCAATTGTTTAGAAATACTGCCCGAATACAACACCGCTGTAATAGCCGTTAGTAAAAACGATATTGCAATGTTTAACGTAAATACCGGTGATACCGAAGGCATTGTTAACTATGCCTTATCAATTGCCAGGATACATTTAGCGGCCTTTATTGTAGAGCGTGCCGATAAGGTTAAAATATCGTTACGCTCAAAAGCGGAGTTTCCGGCTAACGAGATATGTAAAAAATATTTTAACGGGGGCGGCCACCGTAACGCCGCAGGCGGCCAGTCTGACGAGCCGCTTGAGGCTACCATCGCAAAATTTAAATCGATATTACCAGAATATAAAACCCTTTTAATACAATAA
- a CDS encoding nucleoside-diphosphate kinase produces the protein MANNKTFTMIKPDAVANGHIGAILDQITKAGFKITALKYTSLSEAKAGEFYAVHAERGFFKDLVNFMSSGPIVAAILEKDNAIEDFRKLIGATDPAKAEKGTIRNLFAKSIDANAVHGSDSDENAEIEANFFFSAFERF, from the coding sequence ATGGCAAATAACAAAACTTTTACAATGATAAAGCCCGATGCAGTAGCTAACGGGCATATAGGCGCTATTTTAGATCAGATAACCAAAGCGGGCTTTAAAATAACTGCCCTTAAATACACTTCGTTATCAGAGGCAAAGGCCGGCGAGTTTTACGCGGTACACGCCGAGCGCGGATTTTTTAAAGACCTGGTTAACTTTATGTCATCGGGCCCTATTGTAGCTGCGATACTTGAAAAGGATAACGCGATAGAAGATTTCCGCAAGCTGATTGGCGCCACCGACCCTGCTAAGGCTGAAAAAGGCACTATACGCAACCTGTTTGCCAAATCAATTGATGCCAACGCGGTGCATGGGTCAGACTCTGACGAGAACGCCGAAATCGAGGCTAACTTCTTTTTCTCGGCCTTCGAAAGGTTTTAA
- a CDS encoding DUF721 domain-containing protein gives MRKANDKSLKEAIEQMLNVYKIKRRFDETAIVSAWPQLVGKSVANRTKELFIRDKKLFLRIESSVIKNELVMMRNQIIQKINDDAKTELVTEIVFL, from the coding sequence TTGCGTAAGGCTAACGATAAATCGCTTAAAGAGGCTATTGAACAAATGCTGAACGTTTACAAAATAAAGCGCCGTTTTGACGAAACCGCCATAGTAAGCGCCTGGCCGCAACTGGTAGGCAAATCTGTTGCTAACCGTACAAAAGAACTGTTTATACGCGATAAGAAATTGTTTCTGCGGATAGAATCATCGGTAATTAAAAATGAGCTGGTAATGATGCGTAACCAGATTATCCAGAAAATAAATGATGATGCTAAAACCGAATTGGTAACCGAGATCGTGTTCCTGTAA
- a CDS encoding DNA replication/repair protein RecF — protein sequence MYLQQLSFINFKNYAEAEVSLAEGVNAFVGNNGAGKTNLLDAVHYLSLCKSYFNPIDSQQIKQGADFFMINGIFKKNGHKEVVACGVKRNQKKQFKRNKKDYQRLADHIGLLPLVMISPYDISIIIEGSEERRKFIDNVISQTDHNYLDELIAYNKVLVNRNSLLKQIADTGRYDPELLAVFDEQLTASGKRIFEKRRAFMEVFTGIFNRHYQFISEDAEQVELVYESQLLHNDFTALLNKAIERDRVLERTTNGIHKDDLLFNIHGMAMKKFGSQGQQKSFLIALKLAQYTFLTQKNGFKPLLLLDDIFDKLDDNRITKLMQMVSNNDFGQVLITDTSTSRVKGIFDSINVSVKLFKVTEGSIA from the coding sequence ATGTACCTGCAGCAACTCTCATTCATCAACTTTAAAAATTACGCCGAAGCCGAGGTTTCGCTGGCCGAGGGCGTTAACGCTTTTGTAGGTAATAATGGCGCAGGAAAAACCAATCTGCTTGATGCGGTGCACTACCTGTCGCTTTGCAAGAGCTATTTTAATCCTATCGATAGCCAGCAGATAAAGCAGGGCGCCGATTTTTTTATGATCAACGGTATCTTTAAAAAAAACGGCCACAAAGAAGTTGTTGCCTGCGGGGTTAAGCGCAACCAGAAAAAGCAATTTAAACGAAATAAAAAAGACTACCAGCGCCTGGCCGATCATATCGGGCTGCTGCCGCTGGTAATGATTTCGCCTTATGATATCAGCATCATTATAGAGGGCAGCGAGGAACGCCGCAAATTTATAGACAATGTAATATCACAAACCGACCATAACTACCTGGACGAGCTGATCGCCTATAATAAGGTTTTGGTTAACCGTAACTCGCTGCTGAAGCAAATTGCCGATACCGGCCGGTACGACCCTGAACTGCTTGCTGTATTTGATGAGCAGTTAACCGCATCCGGGAAACGAATATTTGAAAAACGCCGGGCTTTTATGGAGGTATTCACCGGGATATTTAACCGGCATTACCAGTTCATAAGCGAGGATGCCGAGCAGGTAGAACTGGTGTATGAGTCGCAGTTATTGCACAACGATTTTACCGCACTGCTTAATAAAGCCATAGAGCGCGACAGGGTGCTTGAACGTACCACAAACGGCATACATAAGGACGACCTGCTGTTTAATATTCACGGCATGGCCATGAAAAAATTTGGTTCGCAGGGGCAGCAAAAGTCCTTTTTGATAGCGCTTAAGCTTGCCCAGTACACCTTCCTTACCCAAAAAAACGGTTTTAAGCCCCTGCTGCTGTTGGATGATATTTTTGATAAGCTTGACGATAACCGCATTACCAAACTAATGCAAATGGTATCTAACAACGATTTTGGGCAGGTATTGATAACCGATACCAGTACAAGCCGTGTAAAAGGAATATTTGATAGTATAAATGTAAGCGTTAAATTATTTAAAGTAACGGAGGGTAGCATTGCGTAA
- a CDS encoding tol-pal system YbgF family protein — translation MSATEVKSNTTATKNNVVKGGSFVQENQKSLIFIAAAIVVMIVIYVAYLKLYLAPREVTAANQMHVAQDFWANKDWDKAINGDNGYPGFKKIITDYSNTKVANLAYFYLGTAYLNKGEYRQAIDNLTNYRGDDNMVAAEALGSTGDAYVELKDYDKAETYFKKAADKASNKFLSPFYLKKLGLVYEAKKDYKSAVDTYKKIKTDYFDSAEAQNIDEYIARAEAK, via the coding sequence ATGTCAGCAACCGAGGTGAAGTCGAATACTACTGCAACTAAAAACAATGTTGTAAAAGGCGGTAGTTTTGTTCAGGAGAACCAAAAAAGCTTAATATTTATTGCAGCAGCTATTGTTGTAATGATTGTTATTTACGTAGCATACCTTAAATTATACCTTGCACCAAGGGAAGTTACCGCAGCAAACCAAATGCATGTAGCGCAGGATTTTTGGGCTAATAAGGACTGGGATAAAGCCATTAACGGCGATAACGGTTACCCCGGCTTCAAAAAGATAATAACCGACTACAGCAACACAAAAGTTGCTAACCTTGCCTATTTTTATTTAGGTACCGCTTATTTAAACAAAGGCGAATACCGCCAGGCTATTGATAACCTGACCAACTACCGCGGCGACGACAACATGGTGGCCGCCGAAGCGCTGGGCAGTACCGGCGACGCTTACGTTGAACTGAAAGATTACGATAAAGCCGAAACCTACTTTAAAAAAGCCGCTGATAAAGCAAGCAATAAATTTCTTTCGCCTTTTTATTTAAAGAAACTTGGCTTGGTTTACGAAGCAAAGAAAGACTACAAGTCGGCTGTTGATACTTATAAAAAGATCAAAACTGATTATTTTGACAGCGCGGAAGCACAAAATATTGACGAATATATAGCCCGCGCCGAAGCGAAGTAA
- the ribH gene encoding 6,7-dimethyl-8-ribityllumazine synthase, which produces MATQLKNLSDFSTAGEIPSAEGYSFGIVVAEWNAEITNALYQGAYNSLVKYGARPENIHSYPVPGSFELTTGAELLLKNKKLDAVITLGCVIQGETRHFDFICDAVANGVTNVAIKYSKPVIFGVLTTDNQQQAIDRAGGKHGNKGDEAAVTAIKMAKLNETLIG; this is translated from the coding sequence ATGGCTACGCAATTAAAAAACCTGTCTGATTTTTCAACCGCGGGCGAAATCCCGTCGGCCGAAGGCTATAGCTTTGGTATTGTAGTTGCCGAGTGGAACGCCGAAATTACCAACGCACTATACCAGGGCGCTTACAACAGCCTTGTAAAATATGGCGCCAGGCCCGAAAATATTCACTCGTATCCGGTTCCCGGCAGTTTTGAATTGACCACGGGCGCCGAACTGTTATTGAAAAACAAAAAACTTGACGCCGTAATAACCCTGGGCTGTGTTATACAGGGCGAAACACGCCATTTTGATTTTATTTGCGACGCGGTAGCAAATGGTGTAACCAATGTTGCCATAAAATATTCAAAACCTGTTATATTTGGGGTGTTAACCACTGATAATCAGCAGCAAGCCATTGACAGGGCCGGCGGTAAACATGGTAACAAAGGCGATGAGGCCGCGGTAACAGCCATTAAGATGGCTAAACTGAACGAAACTTTAATTGGTTAA